The following coding sequences are from one Oceanidesulfovibrio indonesiensis window:
- a CDS encoding ATP-binding protein — MAQHLPEPFSRHSLAFRLGLIIVALELAIFLAIGLVYVDIYESHADEELSKRLHAVSDLLSRGVVAYDTVNDEQLLARLVGRGFEEAMIVGFTGVVYHATDQGKLGQHIRDIEHIQAEWFGLAREGGFVREVEENGRQKLISAYPVRNAADGAAFVFAYISVDKHAATEQSREFLRALLLASAVGVAVTSLAIILCFRRLVFSHLQVAAGVMQRITSGELSSRMPDKMMERPDELGFMARSLNEMTASMDRSVTELEKEIHNRSRAEAALSRAKDELEERVRQRTEDLDNTNRKLMREIEERTAAEAALRESHERLQGILDHSPSAISLVDAHGRFIMANRQFLRLFAPDTKHVQGKARNAMLGPENAEAMRVLEDKALAERAPVGDEESIVLDGEVRTYMTTAFPLLDDAGHPFAACAIRTDVSERKWLEAESMRAGQLAALGELAAGVAHEINNPLNGIVNYAEIIREENDVETVHELSAKIILEGERVSRIVSKLLAFARSRSDTFEPVNVREVVDDALQLLENRIRRDNVTVEVDVDESLPRIKARAQEIRQVLLNLMTNALYAVARQEEREERLMRIEAETVQRNEGAFVDIRVIDNGPGIPPAIMDRILSPFFSTKPSNEGTGLGLSISHAIMKEHSGRLVIESEEHAFTRATASIPIYDNTCFP; from the coding sequence ATGGCACAACACCTGCCTGAACCGTTCTCCCGCCACAGCCTGGCATTCCGGCTCGGTCTCATTATCGTCGCGCTGGAACTTGCCATATTCCTGGCCATCGGGCTCGTTTACGTGGATATCTACGAATCCCACGCGGACGAGGAATTGAGCAAACGGTTGCACGCCGTTTCGGATCTGCTGAGCCGCGGCGTGGTGGCGTACGACACCGTGAACGACGAGCAACTGCTCGCTCGGCTCGTGGGCCGGGGATTCGAGGAAGCCATGATCGTCGGCTTCACCGGGGTGGTCTACCACGCCACGGACCAAGGCAAGCTGGGACAACACATCCGCGATATCGAACATATCCAGGCAGAATGGTTCGGTCTGGCTCGCGAAGGCGGGTTCGTGCGCGAAGTTGAGGAGAACGGCCGGCAGAAACTCATTTCGGCGTATCCGGTTCGCAACGCGGCGGACGGCGCAGCCTTCGTCTTCGCATACATCAGTGTGGACAAGCATGCCGCCACCGAGCAAAGCCGCGAGTTCCTGCGGGCGCTCCTGCTGGCCTCGGCAGTCGGCGTCGCCGTCACGTCTCTGGCCATCATCCTGTGCTTCCGGCGGCTCGTTTTCTCGCATCTCCAGGTCGCTGCCGGCGTGATGCAACGCATCACCAGCGGCGAGTTGAGCTCGCGCATGCCCGACAAGATGATGGAGAGGCCGGACGAATTGGGGTTCATGGCGCGCAGCCTCAACGAGATGACCGCGTCCATGGATCGCAGCGTCACGGAACTGGAAAAGGAAATCCACAACAGATCCCGCGCCGAGGCGGCTCTTTCCCGGGCCAAGGACGAGCTCGAAGAACGCGTGCGCCAGCGCACGGAGGACCTGGACAACACCAACCGCAAGCTGATGCGCGAGATCGAGGAGCGCACAGCGGCGGAGGCCGCGTTGCGCGAAAGCCACGAACGGCTTCAGGGCATCCTGGATCACTCGCCCTCGGCTATCAGCCTGGTGGATGCGCACGGTAGATTCATCATGGCGAACCGCCAGTTCTTGCGCCTGTTCGCTCCGGATACGAAGCATGTTCAGGGCAAGGCGCGCAACGCGATGCTTGGGCCGGAAAACGCCGAGGCAATGCGCGTTCTGGAAGACAAGGCCCTGGCCGAGCGCGCTCCTGTAGGGGATGAGGAATCCATCGTGCTGGACGGTGAAGTGCGCACTTACATGACCACGGCTTTTCCGTTGCTGGACGATGCCGGCCACCCCTTCGCGGCATGCGCCATCCGCACGGACGTGAGCGAAAGAAAATGGCTGGAGGCCGAATCCATGCGCGCCGGCCAGCTGGCTGCGCTGGGCGAGCTCGCCGCCGGCGTGGCGCACGAGATCAACAACCCCCTCAACGGCATCGTGAACTACGCGGAGATCATTCGCGAGGAAAACGATGTCGAAACCGTGCACGAACTCTCGGCCAAGATCATCCTCGAGGGCGAGCGGGTGAGCCGTATCGTCTCCAAACTGCTCGCTTTCGCGCGTTCCCGGTCCGATACCTTCGAACCGGTGAATGTTCGGGAAGTGGTGGACGATGCCCTGCAACTTCTGGAAAACCGCATCCGCCGCGACAATGTGACCGTGGAGGTGGATGTGGACGAGTCCCTGCCGCGCATCAAGGCGCGGGCCCAGGAGATCCGACAGGTCCTGCTCAACCTGATGACCAACGCGCTGTACGCCGTGGCCCGCCAGGAAGAACGCGAAGAACGGCTCATGCGCATCGAAGCCGAGACCGTGCAGCGCAACGAAGGCGCTTTCGTGGATATCCGCGTCATCGATAACGGCCCCGGAATACCGCCTGCCATCATGGACCGCATCCTCAGCCCGTTCTTTTCCACCAAGCCGAGCAACGAGGGAACCGGCCTCGGTCTTTCCATCAGCCACGCCATCATGAAGGAGCATTCCGGACGTCTCGTCATCGAGAGCGAGGAGCATGCTTTCACACGCGCCACAGCGTCCATTCCCATCTACGACAACACGTGTTTTCCTTGA
- a CDS encoding ABC transporter substrate-binding protein: MTQCFRLVALFLPLFCVFSLHTQCLAAGFDEAPALAAQVRAGNLPPVHERLPGMPLLVRAVERPGRYGGMWRMGMRGNRDHALIIRTMGYENLVRWDPLWTRVVPNVAASVSADESYMRYRFRLRQGMRWSDGEPFTADDLLFWYEDVLMNPELTDAPPEWLTAGGEPVRVEKVDAHTVDFVFAKPYGLFLRRLAHPLGSEPTSYPRHYLSRFHKRYNPDIEALCREEGVEDWAELFTKQFGAVGNYDDPSRFRNPELPTLHPWVLDAGYTETTTELTASRNPYYWKVDIQGRQLPYIDLLHYTVTDQAGLERMAAAGNIDMQNRHIAEEGNRQLLEEHMEEGGYSFFQTLPSRSSTYTVCVNMTHRDPVLRSVFQALDFRRALSHGIDRKGLIARQQQPETLRPYQVAPRPESPFYRERMATQYLEYDPELAGSLLDGMGLRRDAHSSIRMLPDGRPLAFTVLSQPAYSFILNPILEDWRALGLDVSIQEVDRAEEYAIKDANKHDALFVGGEGGLDVYLESQFYLPSNLEAIYGVAWALWGANPDHPLAMRPPEAVRVQLALLDSLKSTGDPEEQRDVMDRILSIAEEQFYAIGLFMRDKGYGLVRNNFRNVPKLMPYGWSYPTPAPTNPSQYYMLPPAKN; encoded by the coding sequence ATGACTCAGTGTTTCCGCTTAGTTGCTCTCTTTCTCCCCCTTTTTTGTGTTTTCAGCCTCCACACACAATGTCTTGCCGCAGGATTCGACGAAGCGCCGGCCCTGGCCGCGCAGGTGCGAGCCGGCAACCTGCCGCCCGTTCATGAACGGCTGCCGGGCATGCCGCTCCTGGTGCGCGCCGTGGAACGACCTGGACGCTACGGCGGCATGTGGCGCATGGGCATGCGCGGCAACAGGGACCATGCACTCATCATCCGCACCATGGGCTATGAGAACCTCGTGCGCTGGGATCCGCTCTGGACGCGGGTTGTCCCTAACGTGGCCGCGTCCGTCTCGGCGGACGAGAGCTACATGCGCTACCGCTTCCGGCTGCGCCAGGGCATGCGCTGGTCGGACGGCGAGCCCTTCACCGCCGACGATCTGCTGTTCTGGTATGAAGACGTGCTCATGAACCCGGAACTGACGGACGCCCCGCCGGAATGGCTCACGGCCGGCGGCGAGCCCGTGCGGGTGGAAAAGGTGGACGCGCACACCGTGGATTTCGTTTTCGCCAAGCCCTACGGCCTGTTTCTGCGCCGGCTCGCCCATCCGCTGGGCTCCGAGCCCACGAGCTATCCCAGACATTACCTGTCCCGATTCCACAAACGCTACAACCCCGACATCGAGGCCCTTTGCAGGGAGGAAGGCGTGGAGGACTGGGCCGAGTTATTCACCAAACAGTTCGGTGCCGTGGGCAACTATGACGATCCCAGCCGCTTCCGCAACCCGGAGCTGCCCACTCTGCATCCCTGGGTACTGGACGCCGGTTACACGGAAACGACCACCGAGCTCACGGCCAGCCGGAACCCCTACTACTGGAAGGTGGATATCCAGGGGCGGCAGCTGCCGTATATCGACCTTCTACACTATACGGTGACGGATCAGGCCGGGCTGGAACGCATGGCCGCCGCCGGCAATATCGACATGCAGAACCGCCACATCGCCGAGGAAGGCAACCGCCAGCTGCTTGAAGAGCACATGGAGGAAGGCGGCTACTCCTTTTTTCAGACCCTGCCCAGCCGATCGAGCACGTACACGGTCTGCGTGAACATGACTCACCGCGACCCGGTCCTGCGCAGCGTCTTCCAGGCACTGGATTTCCGACGCGCACTGTCGCACGGCATAGACCGCAAGGGCCTCATCGCCAGACAGCAGCAGCCGGAGACCCTCCGGCCCTACCAGGTGGCGCCGCGGCCGGAGTCCCCGTTCTACCGGGAGCGGATGGCGACCCAGTACCTGGAGTACGACCCGGAGCTCGCCGGATCCCTGCTCGACGGCATGGGCCTGCGGCGGGATGCGCACAGCTCCATCCGCATGTTGCCGGACGGCAGGCCGCTGGCCTTCACGGTCCTGTCCCAGCCGGCGTACAGCTTCATCCTGAACCCCATCCTTGAAGATTGGCGCGCGCTGGGACTCGATGTTTCCATACAGGAGGTGGACCGCGCCGAGGAGTATGCGATAAAGGATGCGAACAAGCATGACGCGCTGTTCGTGGGCGGCGAAGGCGGACTGGACGTGTATCTGGAAAGCCAGTTCTACCTGCCGAGCAACCTGGAGGCCATATACGGCGTGGCCTGGGCGCTGTGGGGCGCCAATCCTGACCATCCCCTGGCCATGCGGCCGCCGGAAGCCGTCCGCGTGCAACTCGCCCTGCTCGACTCGCTGAAATCCACGGGCGACCCGGAGGAACAGCGCGACGTGATGGACCGCATATTGTCCATAGCCGAGGAGCAGTTCTACGCCATCGGCCTGTTCATGCGCGACAAGGGCTACGGCCTGGTCCGGAACAACTTCCGCAATGTTCCCAAGCTCATGCCTTACGGCTGGTCCTACCCCACGCCGGCGCCGACCAATCCGTCACAATACTATATGCTGCCTCCCGCGAAAAACTGA
- a CDS encoding glucan biosynthesis protein G: MKLRIPNFGPALVGIVVCLTAVLHMMPRCILPPDAAAADFSYNTVIDLAKELSQAPYTEPPPLPEQFAPLNYDTWRDIRFKPEEAIWGSDKLPFEMQLFHPGFLYQSPITINLVEGGTVRELNATKEMFTYGANRTLAENLPTEVGAAGFRIHGPIKTRKYYDEFLVFLGASYFRAVGKDHQYGLSARGLAVNTALSEGEEFPWFREFWVRKPGARDKDLIIYALLDSQSLTGAYAFRVWPGETTQIDVAARIFLRNPVKKLGLAPLTSMFFYGENSLPSSRMDWRPEVHDSDGLLVHRADGEWLWRPLQNLRVLQLATFDASDVQGFGLMQRDREFHNYEDLEARYEKRPCLWIEPLNAWGEGRMELVQIPSEQEIHDNIVAYWSPDNLPPVGEPLSIEYRMRWTGEPEKIVPGAYVSNTRVGRIKKNGGNGETTNGDDYRFVVDFVGESLSKLDPDTELSAQVDVAQGAELLEQQVYHNPVTKGWRLSFKVRFAGKSALERMLPDKEGPVELRAFLRKKDDILSETWSYVFKPDLQE; the protein is encoded by the coding sequence ATGAAGCTGAGAATTCCGAACTTCGGACCCGCTCTCGTCGGAATAGTTGTGTGTCTGACTGCCGTGCTCCATATGATGCCTCGTTGCATCCTCCCCCCGGATGCGGCTGCAGCGGATTTTTCCTACAACACGGTCATCGATCTGGCGAAGGAGCTGAGCCAGGCCCCTTATACGGAGCCGCCCCCGCTGCCCGAGCAGTTCGCGCCGTTGAACTACGACACATGGCGCGACATCCGCTTCAAACCCGAGGAAGCCATCTGGGGGTCCGATAAACTGCCATTCGAGATGCAGCTTTTCCATCCCGGATTCCTCTATCAATCACCAATTACCATCAACCTCGTCGAAGGCGGCACGGTCCGGGAACTCAACGCGACCAAGGAGATGTTCACCTATGGCGCCAACCGCACCCTGGCCGAGAACCTGCCGACCGAGGTGGGCGCTGCCGGTTTCCGCATTCACGGCCCCATCAAGACGCGCAAGTATTACGATGAGTTCCTGGTGTTTCTCGGCGCGAGCTACTTCCGCGCCGTGGGTAAGGATCACCAGTATGGACTCTCCGCACGCGGCCTGGCCGTGAACACAGCTCTGTCCGAGGGCGAAGAGTTCCCCTGGTTCCGCGAGTTCTGGGTTCGAAAGCCGGGTGCGAGGGACAAGGACCTGATCATCTACGCCCTGCTGGACAGCCAGAGTCTGACCGGCGCGTACGCATTCCGCGTATGGCCCGGCGAGACAACGCAGATAGACGTGGCGGCGCGGATTTTCCTGCGCAACCCGGTGAAGAAGCTGGGGCTCGCCCCGCTCACCAGCATGTTTTTCTACGGCGAGAACAGCCTGCCCAGCAGCCGCATGGACTGGCGGCCAGAGGTCCATGATTCCGACGGACTGCTCGTGCACCGGGCGGACGGCGAATGGCTCTGGCGTCCTCTGCAGAACCTTCGCGTGTTGCAGCTCGCCACCTTCGATGCCTCGGACGTTCAAGGTTTCGGTCTCATGCAGCGCGACCGCGAATTCCACAACTACGAAGACCTGGAAGCCCGGTACGAAAAACGGCCGTGTTTGTGGATCGAACCGCTGAACGCCTGGGGCGAGGGCCGCATGGAGCTGGTCCAGATCCCCTCGGAGCAGGAGATTCACGACAACATCGTTGCCTACTGGTCGCCAGACAACCTGCCCCCTGTCGGCGAGCCCCTGTCCATCGAGTACCGCATGCGCTGGACGGGCGAGCCGGAGAAGATCGTTCCCGGAGCCTACGTAAGCAACACTCGCGTAGGCCGCATCAAAAAGAACGGCGGGAACGGCGAGACAACCAATGGGGACGACTACAGATTCGTGGTGGATTTCGTGGGCGAATCTTTGAGCAAGCTCGACCCCGACACCGAGCTGTCCGCGCAGGTGGATGTGGCGCAGGGAGCCGAACTCCTGGAGCAGCAGGTTTACCACAACCCCGTCACCAAGGGCTGGCGTCTGTCCTTCAAGGTGCGCTTCGCAGGCAAGTCCGCTTTGGAGCGCATGCTGCCGGACAAGGAGGGCCCGGTGGAATTGCGCGCGTTTCTGCGCAAGAAGGACGACATCTTGAGCGAGACCTGGAGCTATGTCTTCAAACCCGACCTCCAGGAATGA
- a CDS encoding aminotransferase class V-fold PLP-dependent enzyme, with product MHPTLQDQRAERFRREFPVFEKSIYLNHAAVSPLPSRSVAATKRYLDDRMQHGSLYVADWLAVRDDARTRAARLIGASSDEIAFTGNTSHGLSIIAEGLEWNAGDTVAVSYPDFPTVVFPWQNLARRGVEVVRMHRRENGSLRTDDVKRILDEHSPRLLMAASVDFATGAACDLNAIGALCRERDVLFCVDAIQSLGAMPVDVDDSAIDFLSAGGHKWLLGPIGFGVLYVRRSREELLHPHVVGWQSVKGGEAITLDFDLKQDASRFEPGTQDIASLYGFSASLSLLEEAGVEKIHAHTLALGDIIRKRCAERKLRVVSPDGPGERSAIVSFEHPHATAAVDALLAASIAVSLRDGRIRVAPHLANTSADIERLFEALDAA from the coding sequence ATGCATCCCACACTGCAAGACCAGCGTGCGGAACGGTTCCGCCGTGAGTTCCCTGTGTTCGAGAAATCGATCTACCTGAACCACGCCGCGGTCTCCCCCCTGCCGTCGCGCAGCGTGGCGGCCACCAAGCGCTACCTGGACGACCGCATGCAGCACGGCTCCCTGTACGTGGCGGACTGGCTTGCCGTGCGCGACGACGCCAGGACACGCGCAGCACGGCTCATCGGCGCGTCCTCGGACGAAATCGCCTTCACCGGCAACACCTCCCACGGCCTCTCCATCATCGCGGAGGGGCTGGAGTGGAACGCCGGGGACACCGTCGCGGTGTCTTATCCGGATTTCCCCACCGTGGTCTTTCCCTGGCAGAATCTTGCCCGCCGCGGCGTGGAGGTGGTCCGCATGCACCGCCGGGAAAACGGCAGCCTGCGCACTGATGACGTGAAACGGATTCTGGATGAGCACTCCCCCAGGCTGCTGATGGCGGCTTCGGTGGATTTCGCCACAGGCGCGGCCTGTGACCTGAACGCAATCGGCGCGCTCTGCCGCGAGAGGGACGTGCTGTTCTGTGTGGATGCGATCCAGAGCCTGGGCGCGATGCCGGTGGACGTGGACGACTCCGCCATAGACTTCCTGTCCGCGGGCGGCCACAAGTGGCTGCTCGGCCCTATCGGCTTCGGCGTCCTGTACGTGCGCCGCTCCCGCGAGGAGTTGCTGCACCCGCATGTGGTGGGTTGGCAGAGCGTGAAGGGCGGCGAAGCCATCACACTGGATTTCGACCTCAAGCAGGACGCCTCCCGCTTCGAACCCGGCACTCAGGACATCGCCTCGCTCTACGGCTTTTCCGCGTCCCTCTCCCTGCTGGAAGAGGCCGGTGTGGAGAAAATCCATGCGCACACGCTGGCCCTGGGCGACATCATCCGCAAACGCTGCGCTGAGCGGAAGCTGCGGGTTGTCTCGCCGGACGGCCCGGGCGAGCGCTCGGCCATCGTCTCTTTCGAGCATCCGCACGCCACGGCCGCGGTGGACGCGCTGCTGGCAGCCAGCATCGCCGTATCCCTGCGTGACGGCCGCATCCGCGTGGCGCCGCATCTGGCGAACACGTCAGCGGATATCGAGCGGTTATTCGAGGCGTTGGACGCGGCGTAG
- a CDS encoding cytochrome c3 family protein, protein MKKSLLACLTAAALVLAFALPSIYAEEAPADGLVLDHTDDPKGYTTTFNHSTHTSVDCATCHHVEGEQQYASCVAEGCHDAADKQADMSWYKVVHDRKAGSKPTCVSCHLETAGDDIELKKQLTGCMGSACHPK, encoded by the coding sequence ATGAAGAAATCCCTCCTGGCTTGCCTCACGGCGGCCGCCCTGGTTCTGGCTTTTGCCCTCCCGTCCATCTATGCTGAGGAAGCTCCGGCGGATGGCCTCGTTCTCGATCATACTGATGATCCCAAAGGCTACACCACTACCTTCAACCACAGCACGCACACCTCCGTGGACTGCGCCACCTGCCACCATGTGGAAGGCGAGCAGCAGTATGCCAGCTGTGTAGCCGAAGGCTGCCACGACGCCGCCGACAAGCAGGCCGACATGTCCTGGTACAAGGTCGTTCACGATCGCAAGGCCGGCTCCAAGCCCACCTGCGTGTCCTGCCACCTCGAAACCGCTGGCGACGACATCGAGCTCAAGAAGCAGCTCACCGGCTGCATGGGCTCCGCCTGCCATCCCAAATAA
- the mdoH gene encoding glucans biosynthesis glucosyltransferase MdoH — MTSTQQADNTPPETKAASSRLFAYLRRLPLTETERLERTLATVRDLPSDSPEPGADAMQRLFAEGIGPDPGSWPCAMPDIERASMAPEHWDSRSWRARLSRKRLDQPWVRSSRRRRMMLLLVIFCLTAVASWRMATVLPHQGSTVLEMVLVAVFAILFAWISLGFWTAMAGIGVLLRGTDRFTITKPGQADKEPRKNVRTAIVFPVYNEDMYMVCAGIEAVYRSIERTGRLAEYDVYILSDTQNPDAWIEEEAAWARLVRRLDAEWRVFYRRRRSNIKKKSGNVADFCRRWGKNYEYMAVLDADSVMSGETLNRMVDLMERKRTVGILQSLPAGTGQRTFIGRVQQFAARLYGPVFTAGLHYWLLGDAPYWGHNALIRMRPFIRHCALGRLPGKPPMGGEIMSHDFVESALMRRAGFEVWLAYDLEGSYEKGPPNLLSEMIRDRRWCKGNLQHLRLIFTRGIFSAHRALFLNGIMAYGSALLWFLFLAVSSAEAIVEAFTPPTYFPDTKSLFPHWPNWEPWWALSLLATTGVLLFLPKLLVFLLVVIKGRTRSYGGFFRLPVSIFIEIITSTLLAPTRMLFHSKFVFLTLLGRETHWHTQQREDEPTTWREAFRSHIGGTFLALLWGGALFLLNRDFFWWISPIFIPVVLSIPISVWTSKPGLGRAMYRLGLLKTPEEMNQPRELAETEAAYKRNRAAKRPLSTPKGNGFTLAVLDPDTCALHLRQLNNRRSVAPSVRAEREEFIDKAVEQGPESLTPFQKRALLYDAQALRDLHRKVWTLPHDRLAAHWSDAIE; from the coding sequence ATGACAAGCACACAGCAGGCCGACAACACGCCGCCGGAAACCAAAGCCGCCAGTTCGCGCCTGTTTGCGTATCTGCGCCGTCTTCCGTTGACGGAAACGGAACGCCTGGAGCGCACGCTGGCGACCGTTCGCGATCTGCCATCCGATTCACCGGAGCCCGGTGCGGACGCCATGCAGAGATTATTCGCGGAAGGGATCGGCCCGGATCCCGGTTCCTGGCCCTGCGCCATGCCCGACATCGAGCGTGCTTCCATGGCCCCCGAGCACTGGGACTCGCGCTCCTGGCGCGCCCGCCTGTCCAGAAAGCGCCTGGACCAACCCTGGGTCCGCTCTTCCAGAAGGCGGCGGATGATGCTGCTCCTGGTGATATTCTGCCTCACGGCAGTGGCCTCCTGGCGCATGGCCACGGTGCTGCCGCATCAGGGCAGTACGGTCCTGGAGATGGTCCTCGTGGCCGTGTTCGCCATCCTCTTCGCCTGGATATCCCTGGGGTTCTGGACCGCCATGGCCGGCATAGGCGTGCTGCTCCGCGGCACGGACCGTTTTACGATCACCAAGCCCGGCCAAGCGGACAAGGAACCACGGAAGAACGTGCGCACGGCAATCGTCTTTCCGGTGTACAACGAGGACATGTACATGGTCTGCGCCGGCATCGAGGCGGTTTACCGATCCATAGAGCGCACGGGGCGGCTGGCCGAGTACGACGTGTACATACTGAGCGACACGCAGAACCCGGACGCCTGGATCGAAGAAGAGGCGGCATGGGCGCGGCTGGTGCGCCGGCTGGATGCCGAATGGCGCGTCTTCTACCGCCGCCGTCGAAGCAATATCAAGAAAAAAAGCGGCAACGTGGCCGACTTCTGCCGGCGTTGGGGCAAAAATTACGAGTACATGGCCGTGCTTGACGCGGACAGCGTGATGAGCGGCGAGACCCTGAACCGCATGGTGGACCTCATGGAGCGCAAACGCACCGTGGGCATCCTCCAGAGTCTCCCAGCCGGCACGGGCCAGCGCACATTCATCGGCCGAGTGCAACAGTTCGCCGCCAGGCTCTACGGCCCGGTGTTCACCGCCGGCCTGCATTACTGGCTCCTGGGCGACGCGCCTTACTGGGGACACAATGCGCTCATCCGCATGCGACCGTTCATTCGCCACTGCGCTCTCGGCCGCCTGCCCGGCAAGCCGCCCATGGGCGGGGAGATCATGAGCCACGACTTCGTGGAATCCGCGCTCATGCGCCGGGCCGGTTTCGAGGTCTGGCTGGCGTACGACCTCGAAGGCAGCTACGAGAAGGGGCCGCCCAACCTTTTGTCCGAGATGATCCGCGACCGCCGCTGGTGCAAAGGCAACCTCCAGCACCTGCGGCTGATCTTCACCCGGGGCATCTTCTCCGCCCACCGCGCCTTGTTCCTCAACGGCATCATGGCCTACGGCTCCGCGCTGCTCTGGTTCCTGTTCCTGGCCGTCTCATCGGCCGAGGCCATCGTAGAGGCGTTCACACCACCCACATACTTCCCGGACACCAAGAGCCTCTTCCCCCATTGGCCGAACTGGGAGCCGTGGTGGGCGCTCAGCCTGCTGGCCACCACAGGCGTGCTGCTGTTCCTCCCCAAACTGCTCGTGTTCCTGCTCGTGGTCATCAAAGGAAGGACCCGTTCATACGGCGGATTCTTCCGTCTGCCCGTCAGCATTTTCATCGAGATTATCACCTCCACCCTGCTCGCGCCCACGCGCATGCTCTTTCACAGCAAATTCGTGTTCCTCACCCTGCTGGGACGCGAAACCCACTGGCACACGCAGCAGCGCGAGGACGAGCCCACCACCTGGCGGGAGGCGTTCCGCTCACACATCGGCGGTACGTTTCTGGCTCTGCTCTGGGGCGGGGCGCTGTTTCTGCTGAACCGTGATTTTTTCTGGTGGATCTCGCCCATCTTCATACCCGTCGTACTCTCCATCCCCATTTCCGTGTGGACCAGCAAACCGGGCCTGGGACGAGCCATGTACCGGCTCGGACTGCTGAAGACGCCGGAAGAAATGAACCAGCCCCGCGAACTGGCCGAGACCGAAGCCGCCTACAAGCGCAACAGGGCGGCAAAACGCCCGCTCTCCACCCCCAAGGGCAATGGCTTCACCCTCGCCGTGCTGGACCCGGACACATGCGCGCTCCACCTGCGCCAGCTCAACAACCGGCGCTCCGTGGCTCCATCCGTACGCGCCGAACGCGAAGAGTTCATCGACAAAGCTGTCGAACAGGGGCCTGAATCCCTGACACCGTTCCAGAAGAGAGCTCTGCTCTACGACGCCCAGGCCCTGCGCGACCTGCACCGCAAGGTGTGGACGCTGCCGCACGATCGGCTTGCGGCCCACTGGAGCGACGCCATAGAATGA
- a CDS encoding dienelactone hydrolase family protein, producing the protein MSYRATMLCIAAVALVLVLDAGAAPAEVVSETIEYQQNGQTLEGVLVYDDAVSGPRPGVVIFHAWYGPGEHEKETAVRLAELGYAAFVADVYGTGVRAADSKEASQLATTFYDDRDLMQARALAAVETLGGRDVADPERMFGIGYCFGGAVVLESARAGADLLGVVSIHGTLRTPHPEAMSNFQGSVLALHGAADPVVPPEEVRAFQDELTEAGVDWVFISYGGAVHSFTHESADSEASRYHPLAAKRAWRDMLAFFDERLEHAGGK; encoded by the coding sequence ATGTCGTATCGCGCCACCATGCTTTGCATCGCGGCTGTCGCCCTGGTCCTGGTTCTCGACGCCGGCGCGGCGCCGGCGGAAGTCGTGTCCGAAACCATCGAATACCAGCAGAACGGCCAGACCCTGGAGGGAGTGCTGGTTTACGACGACGCCGTGTCCGGCCCGCGGCCGGGCGTGGTGATCTTCCACGCCTGGTACGGTCCGGGCGAACACGAGAAGGAAACCGCCGTGCGGCTGGCGGAGCTGGGCTATGCCGCCTTCGTGGCCGACGTGTACGGCACGGGTGTGCGCGCTGCGGACAGCAAGGAGGCATCGCAACTGGCCACGACGTTCTACGATGACCGCGACCTCATGCAGGCACGCGCCCTGGCCGCGGTGGAGACATTGGGAGGCCGCGACGTGGCGGACCCGGAGAGGATGTTCGGCATCGGCTACTGTTTCGGCGGAGCCGTTGTGCTGGAAAGCGCCCGCGCGGGCGCCGACCTTCTCGGCGTTGTCAGCATCCACGGCACATTGCGTACCCCGCACCCCGAGGCCATGAGCAACTTCCAGGGTTCCGTGCTCGCCCTGCACGGCGCGGCCGATCCCGTAGTCCCGCCGGAGGAGGTGCGCGCCTTTCAGGACGAACTCACCGAGGCGGGCGTGGATTGGGTCTTCATAAGCTACGGCGGTGCGGTGCATTCCTTCACCCACGAGTCGGCGGATTCCGAGGCGTCGCGGTACCATCCCCTGGCGGCGAAACGGGCGTGGCGCGACATGCTCGCCTTCTTCGACGAGCGCCTTGAACACGCCGGCGGCAAGTAG